The candidate division WOR-3 bacterium genomic interval TCTATTTATTAGCAGTTGCTTATGATAAAGAACAAGTTCAAGTTTTTTTGAAAGAAAGGGATATATATAAGGAGAATTTTTATCTTATCAAAGAAGATATTTATAATAAATGGGGCATCAAAGAACTACCTTCTTTCTTATATTTAAGGGATGGTAGATGTATGTTTTGGGTTGAAGGTCTAAACTTATACATACCTAAGTTGATACAAACTTTTCAAAAATAGTTTTGAAAAAAATTGCCTTTTTCAACAAATTTACCATAGTAGGGTAAATACAAAAGAGAGAAAGTTTTTATAGAGTAAATCTCCAAAATAATAGTGTTTAATATTTTAATACATTTAAGTTTTATATGTTAAAGATACCGACTATTTATTCTTCTGTCTTGACTTTTTAATATTTTTACATATAATATATACAGTCATTAAACCAATGATGGAAACAAATAATTGCGGAATTAGGGAAAGTGTCTTCAGACACCCACCCAAAGCATCTTAACCTCCTTCGCCTTTATCCTTACCCCGGATAAAGGTGTACATAACCTCCTTTCAAAAAAATGTCTGAAGGCAGCCCCATCTTTCCCTAATTCCATTTTTATGTAATCAAATTCTTGTAATTAAATAGTCCAAATAAATTTATCCAGTAGATTAATTTAAGATTTTAATTAGTTCTTGAGCGGTATTATAAGCACCATTAATTGGTAATTTACCCCATCCTCGTACCGCCATCTGAGCTAAAATTCCTGACTTATGTAATTCTTTGATAACCTTGGCTAAGTTTCGGGCTTCGGCTATGGTTGATATTGGATAAACAACGCCTTGCTCTTTAGCAAACTGATAATTTTCTATTGCATAGCTACCAATCATCGGAAACAATACAAACATTGGAATACCTAATCCGACAGCCCAATTAGTATGCTCATGACTTGCTGAGACAAAAATGTCAAGTAATGGTAAAAGACGAGTCACTCTTTTTTGATAATCGACACGATGCTTACTTTGGATAAAAACAATTGAGCTTTTAGGTCTAAAAATAAGATTTTGTTTTTGATTAAGTTGAGCAATAAAATTTCGCGTTTTTTTCTGATTAATACCAGTAAAGACAATAGTCCTAAAGTTATCTTTAGTTACCGAAATAATTCCTTCAATAATTTTCTGAATATGAGGTTTAGGATATGCTCCAGAAATAAAAAAACCGACCGTTAATGGTTTGTCTGAGTTTAACCGCAATAGCCGGGTCTTAAAATTTTCTTCCGCAGAGATGACTAAGTCCGGGCAGATAACCAATCCGCTAACAAAAACAGTGTCAGATTTTACGCCATAATTAATAAGTTTTTGTTTGGTTGCTTCGGTCGGAACAACGATTTTTTTAACATTACAAGCACATTCGGGAGGCGCAGCAATTTCTCCATGAATATACCAAATATCTCCGTTTAGATTATGGGCTAAAATTGGATGTGAAACTAAAACGACTTGGTGTTTATCGGCAATTTCTTTTTTGATATTCATTAGACAAAATCGAGCTAATTTATGTCCTTTTCCAGATGCTCGAAATTTATTGTAAAATTTCGTGCTAAGTCCGCCTTGTGCCCCAAAGCAATATAATTTTTCTGAAAATCGCCAGAAATATTGAGCAAGACCTTTTTCTCTACTCAGGACCTCAAGGTATTTTATAGGTATTCTAGGATTTTGAATTTTTATCGCTTGTAATACATAATCTAAATAATAAGGATGGCCTAACCCAATTTCTAAATTAATTGCTAATAGCGATGGCATATTTTGAGACTAATAAATAAAGATATGATTGTCAAGTAAAAGAACCTTCAAAAATTCTTACAAAACTACTGACCTCTGAAGGCAAACTAAAAATTTTTTTATATTTTCTGTGAGTTTATGCCATAAATCTTATTGGTCAGAATACATATTAAAAGGGGACATGTGAGTATATAGTGCTTATTATTATGAGATTAACTTGACTTTTCACTCTTCTATTATAAAATATAAAATATGGGAAAAATTAAATCAGATATTGGTAAATTTTCCATCAGTCTAAGTGGCATTGACCCTGTAGCTTTACTCGGATTAGCCGATGAAAATCTTAAACTTATTAATCAATACTTTCAATCGCAAATCTCGGTACGTGCTGACCGCATTCGGGTGACCGGTCCTAAATACGAATTAAGTAAAATTCGGGAATTATTCTTAAATTTAATTAACGCCTTAGAACATAGCGAAAGCATTACTTTAGAACGAGTCGCTCAAGAAATAAAAAATGTTGTCCCTGGACAAAAACTGGTTGTAGAACAGAAAGATAAATCTTTTGAGATAATAACAACGGAGAATGAAATTCGAACACCCAAAAAAGTAATCATTGCTAAAAGCTCTAATCAAGAACTATATTTACAGGCAATCGATAATTTTGATATTGTAATTGCAATTGGTCCAGCCGGAACTGGTAAAACTTATTTGGCAGTAGCAAAAGCAGTACAAGCATTAATATCAGGGAGAATTAGTCGAATTATTTTGACCCGTCCAGCAGTTGAAGCTGGTGAACAACTAGGGTTTTTACCTGGCAATTTGAAAGAAAAAGTCGACCCATATTTAAGACCATTGTATGATGCTTTATACGATATGCTCCCTTTAGAAAGAATGAAACGATTAATTGACGAACAAATAATTGAAGTTGCACCGTTAGCGTATATGCGTGGAAGAACTCTTTCGGATGCGTATGCGATTTTAGATGAAGCTCAAAACACGACTTCAATTCAAATGAAGATGTTTCTTACCCGTTTGGGATGGAATTCGAAAGCAATTGTTACGGGCGATGTCACTCAGATAGATTTAGAAAAGAGATATACTTCCGGATTAATAGAAGTTCAGACCAAATTAAAAAATATTGAAGGTATCAAATTTGTCTATTTTAATGAATACGATGTCGTCCGACCGCCACTGGTTTCCAAAATCATCAAGGCCTACGAGACAGATAAATCCCAATAAATTAAATGTCAACAAATAATAATATCGAAGATGGCTACTTAAAAATTATCGACCAATATGATAATCGAACTAAAAGCAAAAACTAAATTAATAGTCCAGATAGTCCAGAAGGATTATTCGGACTTGTCAATTTTACTTAGGTGGGATAATGAAAATTGAATGCTTAGGAAATGTATCCAAAACTGAAATTAGAACTTATAAGAAATTTGCTCAAACTGTTTTAAAAAGATTTTATAATCGATTATCACCCAATGCAAAATTCCTTAATATAATATTTGTCAATGACCAATATATCAAAGAGTTAAATAAAAAATATTTAGGTCGCAATCGAACAACAGATGTTTTAGCATTTCCCATTAATGAAGAAATATGGGCCGAAATATATATTTCTAAAGACCGCGCCCGAATACAAGCCCAAAAACTGAATCTCAGTCCGAAGCAGGAAGTCTGTAATTTGATAAGACATGGTATCCTTCATCTTTTAGGCTTCTCACATCAAGAAATGGAAAAACAAGATTTGAATAATTTAATTATTTAAACTCTTTGTTTCAAAAAGTTAATATCCAAAGTGTCAATTTGGGCAATTAAATTTGAAGTCCCGTTGTAATTTTTATCGTTGAGTAAACAAAGTAAATGTTTATCTATTTGATAATTGTAATTATTCTTTTAGTGTTTTCTTTTATTTTTTCCGGCTCGGAAACAGCTTTTTTTAGTTTTAATGAAACTTTACGGGCTTCAATGCGAGAAAAAGCTCGATATTCAGTTACAGGCCGCAATTATTTAAAATATCTCACAATAATAGAAAATTTGGTAAATAATCCTTCAACATTATTAGCCACTATCCTTTTGGGTAATCTCTTTGTCAATACTTCGGCATCTTCAGTTTTTACTCTGTTTGTCATCACTTTGGCAAAAAAATACGACTTAGCGGTTGATATATTCATTACTATCGGAGCAATCTTTATGACGGTTTTACTGCTAATTTTTGGTGAAATTACACCCAAAGTTATTGCTGTCCGCAATCCCAGCACATTTGCATTGAAAACTACGAATTTAATCTATTGCCTTTCCAAACTATTTAGATGTGTAACTACTCCTTTACAACAATTGGGTGACTGGCTATTAACTCGAATTAATCGTTATATAACAAAGACACCTTTTCCGTCAGAAGATGATTTAAAGACAATCATTGATTTAAGTAAAGAACAAGGTTTAATTCTTGTTGAGGAAAAAGATTTTCTTTACAATTTAGTTGATTTATCCCATCGTCGAGTGTCCGAAGTGATGACTCCTCGCATTCAAATGGTTTGCCTTAATAAAGATTTAACCATTACTGAAGTTATGAAAATAATCACCTCGAATGACTTTCCCTTATATTCGAGAATTCCAGTCTATAAAGAGACTGTTGATAATATAGTGGGCATCCTTTACTTAAAAGATTTAACCACAAAGATTAAAAC includes:
- the ybeY gene encoding rRNA maturation RNase YbeY produces the protein MKIECLGNVSKTEIRTYKKFAQTVLKRFYNRLSPNAKFLNIIFVNDQYIKELNKKYLGRNRTTDVLAFPINEEIWAEIYISKDRARIQAQKLNLSPKQEVCNLIRHGILHLLGFSHQEMEKQDLNNLII
- a CDS encoding PhoH family protein, which codes for MGKIKSDIGKFSISLSGIDPVALLGLADENLKLINQYFQSQISVRADRIRVTGPKYELSKIRELFLNLINALEHSESITLERVAQEIKNVVPGQKLVVEQKDKSFEIITTENEIRTPKKVIIAKSSNQELYLQAIDNFDIVIAIGPAGTGKTYLAVAKAVQALISGRISRIILTRPAVEAGEQLGFLPGNLKEKVDPYLRPLYDALYDMLPLERMKRLIDEQIIEVAPLAYMRGRTLSDAYAILDEAQNTTSIQMKMFLTRLGWNSKAIVTGDVTQIDLEKRYTSGLIEVQTKLKNIEGIKFVYFNEYDVVRPPLVSKIIKAYETDKSQ
- a CDS encoding hemolysin family protein, with the translated sequence MFIYLIIVIILLVFSFIFSGSETAFFSFNETLRASMREKARYSVTGRNYLKYLTIIENLVNNPSTLLATILLGNLFVNTSASSVFTLFVITLAKKYDLAVDIFITIGAIFMTVLLLIFGEITPKVIAVRNPSTFALKTTNLIYCLSKLFRCVTTPLQQLGDWLLTRINRYITKTPFPSEDDLKTIIDLSKEQGLILVEEKDFLYNLVDLSHRRVSEVMTPRIQMVCLNKDLTITEVMKIITSNDFPLYSRIPVYKETVDNIVGILYLKDLTTKIKTKKFLQRPIEEIVRRPYFVPENKSLPVLLEELRKKDSHIAIVIDEYGQTAGLVTLEDILETLLGEIQDEFDTTEEMPYKSVDSRSYLVSGDIDLKTLDRLFGDFSQDISPSIGDRLSGFILHNWGRIPQKGEILIYKNYRLEIKSISRKRILKVLITKVGNE